A section of the Thermodesulfobacteriota bacterium genome encodes:
- a CDS encoding PaaI family thioesterase — MDPERARLLAQDFVQGFPAHCGFGVERVGVGLFETVCPVRPEHRQQDGFVHAGVLAALADHTAGYAAYTLVPQDRRILTIEFKINFLKPAVGDRVLCRARVLSPGRTILVAESEVFAIDSGADRLVAKATVTLMAVPASRLGR, encoded by the coding sequence ATGGACCCGGAGCGGGCCCGACTCCTGGCCCAGGATTTCGTGCAGGGCTTTCCCGCCCACTGCGGCTTCGGCGTGGAACGGGTAGGTGTGGGGCTCTTCGAAACCGTCTGCCCGGTCCGGCCCGAGCACCGGCAGCAGGACGGCTTCGTACATGCCGGCGTCCTCGCCGCCCTGGCCGACCATACCGCCGGGTACGCCGCCTACACGCTCGTTCCCCAGGACCGGCGCATCCTCACCATCGAGTTCAAGATCAACTTCCTCAAACCCGCCGTGGGCGACCGGGTGCTCTGCCGCGCCCGGGTGCTCAGCCCCGGGCGGACGATCCTCGTAGCCGAATCGGAGGTGTTCGCCATCGATTCGGGCGCAGACCGGCTCGTGGCCAAGGCCACCGTCACCTTGATGGCCGTGCCGGCAAGCCGCCTGGGGCGCTGA